The following coding sequences are from one Puniceicoccus vermicola window:
- a CDS encoding transposase — MGRRRHKESDQLAYHHLMSRTVNGEALFGDREREVLRKMIWQVADFSGVRVVTYAVMKNHFHILVEVPPAGTEVSDAELVRRYRKLYPKPTPWNPMPAEVLEGHLKDDFLDGRELRKELTRRMHDVSEFMRTLKLRFTLWFNRSRDRFGPLWSARFKSVLVEGDRWALRTVAAYIDLNAVRAGLVSDPKDYRFCGYAEALGGGRLARAGLSVVDKDLAGYRQTLYGAGGGEKEGKASISHEEAVRVLQEEKGKLPLSVVLRCRVRYFSDGMVLGSEEFVRKTLEDEPDGKRNRRPHSLRGSDWKGLAVGTGLRKRLFQ, encoded by the coding sequence ATGGGTAGGAGAAGACATAAGGAATCGGACCAATTGGCGTATCATCATCTGATGAGTCGGACAGTGAATGGGGAGGCTCTCTTTGGTGACCGGGAGAGGGAGGTTTTGCGGAAGATGATTTGGCAGGTGGCTGATTTTTCTGGGGTTCGGGTGGTTACTTATGCGGTCATGAAGAACCATTTCCATATTTTGGTGGAGGTGCCGCCAGCAGGGACGGAGGTTTCGGATGCGGAGTTGGTTCGGCGGTATCGGAAGCTGTATCCTAAGCCTACTCCCTGGAATCCAATGCCTGCGGAGGTTTTGGAGGGGCATTTGAAGGATGACTTTCTTGATGGGAGGGAGTTGCGGAAGGAGCTGACCCGCCGGATGCATGATGTTTCGGAGTTTATGCGGACTCTGAAGCTCCGTTTTACGCTTTGGTTCAATCGCTCACGGGATCGGTTTGGGCCGCTTTGGTCGGCTCGTTTTAAGAGTGTTTTGGTCGAAGGGGATCGTTGGGCGCTACGGACGGTGGCGGCCTATATTGACTTGAACGCGGTTCGGGCGGGGTTGGTTTCGGATCCTAAGGATTATCGGTTTTGTGGGTATGCGGAGGCTCTTGGAGGTGGCCGATTGGCTCGGGCTGGGCTCTCTGTGGTGGATAAGGACCTGGCGGGGTATCGGCAGACTTTGTATGGGGCTGGCGGTGGTGAGAAAGAAGGGAAAGCGTCTATTTCTCACGAGGAGGCGGTGCGGGTTTTGCAAGAGGAGAAAGGGAAGTTGCCCTTGTCTGTGGTTTTGCGGTGCCGGGTGCGGTATTTCTCGGACGGGATGGTGCTGGGATCAGAGGAATTTGTGAGAAAGACCTTGGAAGACGAACCGGACGGGAAGCGAAATCGAAGGCCTCATTCTCTGCGAGGGAGCGACTGGAAGGGGCTGGCTGTGGGGACTGGCTTGCGGAAACGGTTGTTTCAGTAG
- a CDS encoding helix-turn-helix domain-containing protein: MATNGMDTLGSQLEEARKKKGVSLREASEATKIRMEYLSQFEGDDFDIPLPPIYQRGFVKIYARYLGEDPAWYASEIQARLNRKQAIQTKNDVRASLGQMDLASRRRRQQTPSAEGEGGAAVVEDGPVEEKQRWGMPRIKMPNLRSNSSEVEPEYDDFEESGEPLDRTFYMKVAAIVGSVTVAVVLLIALAKLILSGGEETPINPDLANDSNSAQIVGADPAAPSAAQSEITLRATDGTTYVQVKDAETQKVLGQFPLNAGQSRTVSADGEVIILYTQGEFLEVERGGETFAPTRSGTGKIRIQ, translated from the coding sequence ATGGCGACAAACGGGATGGATACATTGGGCAGTCAGCTTGAAGAGGCACGAAAGAAAAAAGGTGTCTCCCTGCGTGAGGCTTCAGAAGCAACGAAAATTCGGATGGAATATCTGTCCCAATTTGAAGGCGACGACTTTGATATTCCACTCCCTCCGATCTATCAACGCGGCTTCGTAAAGATCTACGCCCGCTATCTGGGCGAGGACCCCGCTTGGTACGCTTCCGAAATTCAGGCCCGCCTGAACCGTAAGCAGGCGATTCAGACGAAGAATGACGTCCGCGCCTCTCTCGGCCAAATGGATTTGGCCTCCCGCCGCCGTCGCCAACAGACACCTTCCGCAGAGGGAGAGGGTGGGGCCGCCGTCGTCGAAGATGGTCCGGTGGAAGAAAAGCAACGCTGGGGCATGCCTCGGATTAAGATGCCGAACCTCCGCTCCAACAGCAGTGAAGTTGAGCCGGAGTATGATGACTTTGAAGAGTCCGGCGAACCCCTGGACCGTACCTTTTACATGAAGGTAGCCGCAATCGTCGGTTCGGTGACTGTTGCCGTGGTTCTCTTGATTGCCCTGGCTAAACTCATTCTCTCCGGAGGCGAAGAAACGCCAATAAATCCCGATTTGGCAAATGACTCAAACTCGGCACAAATCGTAGGAGCCGATCCAGCCGCGCCTTCCGCCGCCCAATCAGAGATCACCCTTCGCGCAACCGACGGCACGACCTATGTGCAGGTGAAAGATGCCGAGACCCAAAAAGTGTTAGGCCAATTTCCTCTAAATGCCGGCCAAAGCCGCACCGTTTCGGCCGATGGGGAGGTGATTATTCTCTACACCCAAGGAGAATTTCTGGAAGTTGAACGCGGAGGAGAAACCTTCGCACCAACCCGTTCGGGAACCGGCAAAATTCGAATCCAATAG
- a CDS encoding RluA family pseudouridine synthase codes for MSNPIIPDPRAVQVDAPEIAESEFIESILFENDRVLAVDKPGWLVCHPSKKGPGSSLVGAAKRYLNLEKLHLVSRLDRETSGIVVFAKDRGAARTIQMGVEARKVTKSYFAVLHGELAESQVIENRIVPDKTSEVRVKMRALPTERDPKIRTHFHPLRTFNGQTLCKVVTDGGRKHQIRVHAQHMGHPLVGEKLYGSDETLYLEFCREGWTERLTHALSFHRQALHCGDWSMENNLELPALVASLPSDMAQLVGEKPSS; via the coding sequence ATGAGTAACCCCATCATCCCCGATCCCCGCGCCGTCCAAGTCGACGCTCCCGAGATTGCGGAAAGCGAATTTATCGAATCCATCCTCTTCGAAAATGATCGGGTCCTCGCTGTCGACAAGCCCGGTTGGCTCGTCTGCCACCCCTCGAAAAAGGGACCCGGGTCGAGCCTCGTTGGCGCTGCCAAACGGTACCTCAATCTCGAAAAGCTCCACCTTGTCAGCAGACTCGACCGTGAAACAAGCGGCATCGTGGTTTTTGCCAAAGACCGGGGAGCCGCCCGCACGATTCAGATGGGCGTCGAGGCTCGCAAGGTTACGAAGAGTTATTTCGCGGTCCTTCACGGAGAGCTAGCCGAATCGCAAGTCATCGAGAACCGCATCGTCCCGGACAAGACGAGTGAAGTCCGGGTCAAGATGCGCGCCCTGCCGACCGAGCGCGATCCGAAGATCCGCACCCACTTCCATCCGTTACGCACCTTCAACGGCCAAACTCTCTGCAAAGTCGTCACCGACGGGGGACGCAAGCACCAGATTCGCGTACATGCCCAGCACATGGGCCATCCCCTCGTCGGCGAGAAGCTGTACGGATCCGACGAGACTCTGTACCTGGAATTCTGCCGGGAGGGCTGGACCGAGCGCTTAACCCACGCTCTTTCTTTCCATCGACAAGCCCTGCACTGCGGAGATTGGTCAATGGAGAATAACCTCGAACTTCCTGCCCTCGTCGCCTCTTTGCCCTCTGATATGGCCCAGCTGGTCGGAGAGAAACCCTCTTCATAG
- the serS gene encoding serine--tRNA ligase yields MLDIQKLRENPEWFRGRLGRKKFSADLDEVLRLDESRRRAVTDAEAARANQNAANKEMAALKKGSEEFMAKVGEMKKLSAETKSLEASAKEADEAFKNAFMKLPNAPSDESPDGRGDADNVEIRRSAHDLDSYATAKAHFDLPGIDKLLDFERGTKVSGAGFPFYRGDLARFVRVLIGAFLDHNASRGYSEIAAPLVVNADSARATGQLPDKEGQMYSCREEELYLIPTAEVPVTNFYRNEIIGSADLPLKHSAYTPCFRREAGSWGADVRGLNRLHQFDKVEIVRWEKPEDSEAAHLELLGDAEAILQALDLPYRVLEICSGDMGFPHFRQFDLEVFAAGQKRWLEVSSCSNFTDFQARRANIRFRREEGAKPEFVHTLNGSSLAIPRVLAALLENGFDGESSVRLPEFLASRFGSDVLKLPV; encoded by the coding sequence ATGCTCGACATTCAAAAGCTGAGAGAAAACCCCGAGTGGTTTCGTGGACGCCTGGGCCGTAAGAAATTTTCTGCGGACCTTGATGAGGTGCTGCGCCTCGACGAATCGAGACGCCGGGCGGTAACCGATGCCGAAGCGGCACGGGCGAATCAGAATGCTGCCAACAAGGAAATGGCGGCCTTGAAAAAGGGCTCCGAAGAATTTATGGCGAAAGTCGGAGAGATGAAAAAGCTCTCCGCCGAGACCAAGTCTCTCGAAGCCTCGGCCAAGGAAGCGGACGAAGCCTTTAAGAATGCTTTTATGAAGCTCCCGAATGCGCCGTCGGATGAATCTCCCGATGGTCGGGGAGACGCGGACAACGTCGAAATCCGGCGGAGTGCTCATGATCTCGATTCCTATGCCACGGCGAAGGCTCACTTTGACCTTCCAGGGATCGACAAACTCCTAGATTTCGAGCGCGGGACCAAAGTTTCCGGAGCGGGTTTTCCGTTCTATCGGGGCGATCTGGCTCGGTTTGTTCGGGTGTTGATCGGCGCTTTCCTGGATCACAATGCATCCCGCGGGTATTCCGAAATTGCCGCTCCCTTGGTGGTCAATGCCGACAGTGCCCGGGCAACGGGGCAGCTGCCGGATAAAGAGGGACAGATGTATTCCTGCCGCGAAGAGGAGCTCTACCTCATCCCGACGGCAGAGGTTCCGGTCACGAATTTCTATCGCAACGAGATTATCGGTTCGGCCGATCTTCCCCTTAAGCATTCGGCTTACACCCCTTGTTTTCGCCGGGAGGCGGGAAGCTGGGGCGCTGACGTCCGCGGGCTCAACCGTCTTCACCAGTTCGACAAGGTCGAGATCGTGCGATGGGAGAAACCCGAGGACAGTGAGGCCGCTCATCTCGAGTTGCTCGGCGACGCGGAGGCCATTCTCCAAGCTCTCGACCTTCCGTACCGAGTGTTGGAAATCTGCAGTGGAGACATGGGCTTCCCGCACTTCCGCCAATTCGATTTGGAGGTCTTTGCAGCTGGGCAAAAGCGTTGGCTCGAGGTCTCGAGTTGCAGTAATTTCACCGACTTCCAAGCTCGCCGGGCCAATATTCGTTTCCGTCGTGAAGAAGGAGCCAAGCCAGAGTTCGTTCATACTTTGAACGGTTCCTCCTTGGCGATCCCCCGCGTCCTCGCCGCTCTTTTGGAAAATGGTTTCGACGGGGAATCGTCGGTGCGACTGCCCGAGTTCCTCGCCAGCCGTTTCGGGTCGGATGTCTTGAAGCTGCCGGTCTAA
- a CDS encoding cation diffusion facilitator family transporter: protein MREDKQGYRVTAVSFALNLVLGSAKLGAGLWFHSSALLADGLHSLTDLVSDLAVFFGLAVAGIPEDENHPYGHHKFASFAQLFIGILLFALSVGLVIAAVMDFQRDEWTTPGSGAVWVAGFSLLAKECMYWWTRAVAVKMQSDLLMANAWHHRTDSFSSLAVCVALVGIWIGGPGWSFLDPLLSLVLGVWLIREAFRICARAGNDLLDAAPKREIVEDLREHILPIEGARAYHDFRARKIGDFYEIDLHLQVDPHISVEEGHQIAKEVKDEILRTHPEVIRALVHLEPATREHLLEKGISDVQESQ, encoded by the coding sequence ATGCGCGAGGACAAGCAAGGGTATCGGGTCACGGCGGTCAGCTTCGCGCTGAACCTCGTACTCGGTAGTGCCAAGCTCGGAGCTGGACTCTGGTTCCACTCGAGTGCCTTGCTGGCGGATGGATTACACAGCCTGACGGATCTCGTATCCGATCTGGCTGTTTTTTTTGGTCTGGCCGTAGCCGGGATCCCCGAGGATGAAAATCATCCTTACGGTCACCACAAATTTGCGAGTTTCGCCCAGCTCTTTATCGGAATCCTCCTTTTTGCCCTTTCCGTGGGACTGGTGATCGCGGCGGTGATGGATTTTCAGAGGGATGAGTGGACCACCCCGGGAAGCGGTGCAGTTTGGGTCGCGGGCTTTTCTCTCCTCGCCAAGGAATGTATGTATTGGTGGACCCGTGCGGTCGCGGTCAAGATGCAGTCCGACCTCTTGATGGCCAATGCCTGGCATCATCGAACGGACAGTTTTTCCTCATTGGCGGTTTGTGTGGCACTGGTCGGTATTTGGATCGGTGGCCCTGGCTGGTCTTTTCTCGATCCGCTTCTTTCCTTGGTTCTCGGCGTGTGGTTGATCCGCGAAGCCTTCCGGATCTGTGCCCGTGCCGGAAATGATCTTCTCGATGCGGCCCCGAAGCGAGAGATCGTCGAAGATCTTCGTGAGCACATTCTTCCGATTGAAGGGGCGCGAGCTTATCACGATTTTCGGGCCCGGAAGATCGGGGATTTTTATGAGATCGATCTCCATCTGCAGGTGGACCCCCATATTTCGGTCGAGGAAGGGCATCAAATTGCCAAAGAGGTGAAAGATGAAATTCTTCGCACCCATCCGGAGGTGATTCGAGCCCTCGTTCACCTGGAACCGGCTACCCGCGAACATCTGTTGGAGAAAGGAATCTCCGATGTCCAAGAATCTCAGTAG
- the rpsP gene encoding 30S ribosomal protein S16: MALKIRLQRHGNRHNPFYRVVVAENTARRDGRYVELLGTYDPQNKTEEKQWKLDLDRVDYWQEHGAKPTDTVRSLIRRARKAAPEAAAAPAGEEAPAQES; this comes from the coding sequence ATGGCTCTTAAGATCAGACTCCAAAGACACGGCAACCGTCACAACCCGTTCTATCGGGTAGTCGTTGCAGAGAACACCGCCCGTCGTGACGGCCGGTATGTTGAATTGCTCGGCACCTACGACCCTCAAAACAAGACTGAGGAAAAGCAGTGGAAGCTCGATCTCGATCGAGTCGACTACTGGCAGGAACACGGCGCCAAGCCAACCGACACGGTTCGCAGCTTGATTCGTCGCGCTCGCAAAGCGGCTCCCGAAGCTGCTGCAGCTCCTGCTGGCGAGGAAGCTCCTGCCCAAGAGAGCTAA
- the ychF gene encoding redox-regulated ATPase YchF, translating to MLQAGIVGLPNVGKSTLFNALTRTRKAEAQNYPFCTIEPNVGVVNVPDERLEPLAKLENSQKIIPAAIEMVDIAGLVAGASKGEGLGNQFLANIREVDAIVQVVRCFEDADVVHNMGEIDPVRDIEVIETELVLADLQSLSSQEVKVQKKARGGDKEAAKQLALIQRLTPHLNEGHAAFTLPLEEGEDEILPRLNLLSAIPVLYACNVSDTDLADPDSLETVQAVRKHAKDRGDAGVCVISAQTESELIDFSPEEAKEYLSELGVSDSGVSGLIQNTYNLLGLASYLTAGPQEVRAWTYRVGMKAPQCAGVIHTDFEKGFIKAEVVSFNDLISAGSIQAARDAGRYRLEGKEYLVEDGDVVHFRFA from the coding sequence ATGCTACAAGCTGGAATCGTCGGTCTCCCCAATGTGGGAAAAAGCACACTGTTCAACGCCCTGACGCGCACGCGGAAGGCGGAGGCTCAGAACTACCCGTTCTGCACCATTGAGCCCAACGTAGGGGTGGTCAACGTTCCGGACGAACGTCTCGAGCCTCTGGCCAAGCTTGAGAACAGCCAGAAGATCATCCCTGCCGCCATTGAGATGGTCGATATCGCCGGACTCGTCGCCGGGGCCAGCAAAGGAGAAGGCCTTGGAAATCAATTCCTCGCCAACATTCGCGAGGTCGACGCGATCGTACAGGTGGTTCGCTGTTTTGAAGACGCCGACGTCGTCCACAATATGGGCGAAATCGATCCGGTGCGCGACATTGAGGTCATTGAAACCGAGCTCGTACTCGCCGACCTGCAAAGCCTTTCGAGTCAAGAGGTCAAGGTTCAGAAGAAAGCCCGCGGCGGCGACAAGGAAGCGGCCAAGCAACTGGCCCTCATCCAGCGCCTCACCCCCCATCTCAACGAGGGCCATGCCGCCTTTACCCTCCCCCTTGAAGAAGGCGAAGACGAGATTCTCCCTCGCCTGAACCTCCTCTCGGCCATTCCGGTTCTCTACGCCTGCAATGTCTCCGACACCGACCTGGCGGACCCGGATTCCCTGGAAACCGTCCAAGCCGTGCGCAAGCATGCCAAGGATCGCGGCGACGCCGGCGTCTGCGTCATCAGTGCCCAAACCGAGTCCGAATTGATCGATTTTTCTCCCGAGGAAGCTAAGGAGTATTTATCCGAACTCGGCGTCTCCGACTCCGGAGTCAGTGGACTCATCCAAAACACCTACAACCTCCTCGGCCTAGCATCCTACCTGACCGCTGGCCCTCAGGAAGTTCGCGCGTGGACCTACAGGGTCGGGATGAAAGCCCCACAGTGCGCAGGTGTCATCCACACCGATTTTGAGAAAGGCTTCATCAAGGCCGAGGTCGTTTCCTTCAATGACCTGATCTCTGCCGGCAGCATCCAAGCCGCCCGGGATGCCGGACGCTACCGCCTCGAGGGAAAAGAGTATCTGGTCGAGGACGGCGACGTCGTTCACTTCCGCTTCGCCTAG
- the rpoN gene encoding RNA polymerase factor sigma-54, whose protein sequence is MPEQGFQQLQKQTQSLVLAPQLRQSLKILQAPAMELRSSILEELQINPTLEELPMEGVSLDDTGEAPDSNESEPDGEMDFEKEDYELLNRMDEDWRDDIGSDYAVRTPSSDEEERRKHFFDSFVGEVSLQEHLLSQADLSEMDALDRKSLEYLIGSLDREGFLNEDVENIALLGDLPLNKVKKARELLLTFDPVGIGAVDRQECLLVQLELSGKEKSLAARILREEYALLLRRRIPELARKFGVDADTIHRALGEIANLDPAPGRRFAEDNNRVIVPDVKIFKDEEEEWHIILNNDYIPRLRISRVYKDLIAQGKLPRKEKEYLREKIRSGRFLMNSIEQRQQTVERIAWQLLELQKPFFEDGVSKLRPLTMNQVAEIIGVHETTVSRAIANKYIDTPHGIFELKYFFTAGYLTEDGQSVSNRSIKDTIQQIVEGEDSAKPYSDQAIVEILKEKGFKIARRTVAKYRDELGILPTNLRRAYQ, encoded by the coding sequence GTGCCCGAACAAGGATTCCAGCAATTACAGAAGCAGACCCAGTCCCTGGTTCTCGCTCCGCAGCTACGTCAGTCGCTGAAGATTCTTCAGGCACCGGCGATGGAACTGCGTTCCTCGATTCTGGAAGAATTGCAGATTAATCCTACTCTGGAGGAGCTCCCAATGGAGGGAGTCAGCCTGGACGACACGGGCGAGGCCCCGGATTCCAACGAAAGTGAACCCGACGGGGAGATGGACTTTGAAAAAGAGGACTACGAGCTCCTCAACCGGATGGACGAAGACTGGCGCGACGACATCGGCAGCGATTACGCAGTCCGGACTCCGAGCTCCGACGAGGAAGAGCGCCGCAAGCACTTCTTCGATTCCTTTGTCGGAGAAGTCTCTCTGCAAGAGCATCTCCTTTCTCAGGCCGATCTTTCCGAAATGGATGCCTTGGACCGGAAATCCTTGGAATACTTGATCGGCAGCCTCGATCGTGAAGGATTCCTCAATGAGGACGTCGAGAACATCGCCCTCCTCGGAGACCTACCGCTGAACAAGGTCAAGAAGGCCCGCGAACTCCTCCTGACCTTCGATCCGGTCGGGATCGGTGCCGTTGATCGCCAGGAATGCCTCCTCGTGCAGCTGGAACTTTCCGGCAAAGAAAAGAGTCTTGCCGCCCGCATTCTGCGGGAGGAATACGCCCTTCTCCTCCGTCGCCGCATCCCCGAGCTTGCCCGCAAATTCGGAGTCGACGCAGACACCATTCATCGCGCTCTCGGAGAGATTGCCAACCTCGACCCCGCTCCCGGCCGCCGCTTTGCGGAGGATAACAACCGGGTCATCGTACCAGACGTAAAGATTTTTAAGGACGAAGAGGAGGAGTGGCACATCATCCTCAACAACGACTACATCCCTCGACTCCGGATCAGCCGGGTCTACAAGGATCTCATCGCCCAAGGCAAACTCCCCCGCAAGGAGAAGGAATACCTGCGTGAGAAAATCCGCTCCGGGCGATTCCTGATGAACTCAATCGAGCAACGGCAACAGACCGTCGAACGCATCGCTTGGCAACTCCTCGAACTGCAAAAACCTTTCTTTGAGGACGGCGTTTCCAAACTGCGACCGCTGACCATGAATCAAGTCGCCGAAATCATTGGCGTCCACGAGACCACCGTTTCGCGGGCTATCGCCAATAAATACATCGATACGCCCCATGGGATATTCGAACTCAAGTATTTCTTCACCGCCGGCTATCTGACCGAGGACGGGCAATCTGTCTCCAACCGGAGTATCAAGGATACCATTCAGCAAATTGTGGAAGGAGAAGACTCTGCCAAACCTTATAGCGACCAGGCGATCGTCGAGATCCTAAAGGAAAAGGGATTCAAGATTGCGCGCCGCACCGTCGCTAAATACCGGGACGAACTCGGGATCCTCCCGACCAACCTTCGCCGCGCCTACCAGTGA